One genomic region from Antedon mediterranea chromosome 3, ecAntMedi1.1, whole genome shotgun sequence encodes:
- the LOC140044760 gene encoding adaptin ear-binding coat-associated protein 2-like, producing the protein MADYESVLCVKPEAFVYKIPPRATNRGYRAADWKLDAPDWTGRLKVIAKGKSCFVRLEDKTSGELFAECPVDSHPGVAVEGVMDSSRYFVLRIEDGNGRKAFIGVGFADRGDSFDFNVALQDHFKWIKQEKKIEDEQKQAALDPAPKLDLGFKEGQTITINIGGGANKKSAARPRSGPGGAPGLLPPPPGAKAGFIAPPPSRPTEQPSQPVPQQQQQQQFNQPDLLGGFASAFSQPSRPNPNIDLLGGVSSTTQQQNSDWGDFTSANTQPASNTNQTGWVQF; encoded by the exons ATGGCTGATTATGAGAGTGTTCTGTGTGTAAAACCAGAAGCATTTGTCTACAAAATTCCACCAAGAGCCACAAATAGAGGTTACAG AGCTGCAGACTGGAAGCTTGATGCGCCTGACTGGACAGGGAGGTTAAAGGTCATTGCAAAAGGAAAATCATGTTTTGTAAGGTTAGAAGACAAAACATCAG GCGAGCTGTTTGCTGAGTGCCCGGTAGATAGTCATCCTGGTGTGGCTGTTGAAGGCGTTATGGATTCTAGTCGATACTTTGTGCTTAGAATTGAGGATGGCAATG gtAGGAAAGCATTTATTGGTGTTGGGTTTGCAGACAGAGGTGACTCTTTTGATTTTAATGTTGCACTCCAAGATCATTTCAA ATGGATTAAACAAGAGAAGAAGATTGAGGATGAACAAAAACAGGCAGCATTAGACCCAGCACCGAAATTGGATTTAGGGTTTAAAGAAGGACAAACGATCACCATCAATATAGGAGGTGGCGCA AACAAAAAATCAGCAGCCAGGCCCAGATCGGGTCCTGGAGGAGCACCTGGTCTCTTGCCACCACCACCTGGGGCCAAGGCTGGTTTTATAGCACCACCACCATCTAGGCCTACAGAACAACCCAGTCAACCAGTACCacagcagcagcaacagcaaCAGTTTAACCAACCAGATTTATTAG gAGGATTTGCATCCGCTTTTTCACAACCAAGTAGACCAAACCCAAACATTGACCTTCTTGGGGGAGTAAGTTCAACGACCCAACAACAGAATTCAGATTGGGGCGACTTCACCAGTGCAAACACTCA ACCAGCTTCCAATACCAATCAAACAGGATGGGTCCAGTTCTGA
- the LOC140044759 gene encoding uncharacterized protein has protein sequence MGCDLPCVTYLALYILSSSIISTNTRSATHWRLVNRDGVALVEPVTDEAPMSVNSEDPVLSILAQKYGFGEATERAECVSCEETHERNKIFQEPDDPLFCTPHTNTTEVDHLDGIVKRNSHVASPEPDVAMIFKKTEGEEIDVNTLEKNLRELITNNPDSLSVLNQVGNFWRIKGNTRFAIECFRKALYVSPQNPDILLNLARVFYNLNYLNSSYTIAQQSLELKSCKGSDRNVWLQHYTLGEIHMAMGNVSEASSHFRHALELNPGLHQAELHLRQMDEPILVNVTVYTFFIIMIMMVGVCIGLYITANRGRYISHRVSMQTAKGNMT, from the exons ATGGGATGTGATCTCCCTTGCGTTACTTACTTAGCTCTTTATATTCTTTCTTCCTCAATAATATCAACAAATACAAGATCTGCGACTCACTGGAGATTAGTAAATCGAGATGGTGTGGCACTTGTCGAGCCTGTGACTGACGAAGCCCCGATGAGCGTAAACAGTGAGGACCCCGTTTTGAGTATCTTGGCCCAGAAATATGGGTTTGGTGAGGCGACTGAACGGGCTGAATGTGTATCATGTGAAGAGACACACGAGCGCAATAA AATTTTTCAGGAACCTGATGACCCTTTATTTTGCACACCGCACACTAACACGACAGAAGTTGATCACCTGGATGGAATAGTAAAACGTAATAGCCATGTAGCGAGTCCCGAGCCAGATGTTGctatgattttcaaaaaaaccgAAGGAGAAGAAATTGATGTTAACACTTTAGAAAAAAATTTGAGGGAATTAATCACAAAT AATCCAGATTCTCTTTCAGTTTTAAACCAAGTAGGTAATTTTTGGAGAATAAAAGGAAATACGAGATTTGCCATAGAATGTTTTAGGAAAGCACTATATGTTTCCCCACAGAATCCTGATATTCTTTTAAACTTGGCACGTGTCTTTTACAACCTTAACTATCTGAATTCATCGTATACAATAGCGCAACAGTCGTTAGAACTGAAATCGTGCAAAGGATCAGATCGTAACGTTTGGTTGCAACACTACACACTCGGTGAAATACATATGGCAATGGGTAACGTCAGCGAAGCATCCAGTCATTTTCGTCACGCGCTAGAACTGAATCCAGGCCTCCACCAAGCAGAGCTCCACCTAAGGCAAATGGACGAACCGATTCTTGTTAATGTTACAgtgtacacattttttattataatgattatgatgGTAGGCGTTTGTATTGGGCTGTATATTACTGCAAATCGAGGGCGGTATATAAGTCATCGTGTTTCAATGCAAACAGCAAAAGGCAACATGACATAG